A window of the Agrococcus jejuensis genome harbors these coding sequences:
- a CDS encoding WXG100 family type VII secretion target — translation MSVEPFAADPDRLRQSAQRLRALQSRVHGLSSTVDQLASRYPQAAGDGDFKESYDKNYVPAAAAAKEFMTALSSSVEEIAEDTATVAREFAQTDDTATRESRHQM, via the coding sequence ATGAGCGTTGAGCCGTTCGCCGCCGACCCCGATCGCCTGCGTCAGAGCGCGCAGCGGCTCCGCGCGCTGCAGAGCCGCGTGCACGGGCTCTCGTCGACGGTCGACCAGCTCGCCTCGCGCTATCCGCAGGCAGCAGGCGACGGCGACTTCAAGGAGTCGTACGACAAGAACTACGTGCCGGCCGCCGCTGCGGCGAAGGAGTTCATGACCGCGCTCTCGTCGTCGGTCGAGGAGATCGCCGAGGACACGGCGACCGTGGCGCGCGAGTTCGCGCAGACCGACGACACCGCGACGCGCGAGAGCCGGCACCAGATGTAG
- a CDS encoding YbaB/EbfC family nucleoid-associated protein, which yields MQLTGDDIEQMMAEVRQTRADLAERAAEVDALTATATSKDRVLSATVDAQGVLTELKITGQSWRELAPKELCSKIVAIVAQAQQDVQEQAKALLADGDGPEGLDPMAGLPSADEMTAMMQGLVAQFGEVRHER from the coding sequence ATGCAGCTCACCGGAGACGACATCGAGCAGATGATGGCCGAGGTGCGCCAGACGCGCGCCGACCTCGCCGAGCGTGCGGCCGAGGTCGACGCGCTCACGGCGACCGCGACGTCGAAGGATCGCGTGCTGAGCGCGACGGTCGACGCCCAGGGCGTGCTCACCGAGCTCAAGATCACGGGGCAGTCCTGGCGCGAGCTCGCGCCCAAGGAGCTGTGCTCGAAGATCGTCGCCATCGTGGCGCAGGCGCAGCAGGACGTGCAGGAGCAGGCGAAGGCGCTCCTCGCCGACGGCGACGGCCCCGAGGGCCTCGACCCGATGGCCGGCCTGCCGTCGGCCGACGAGATGACGGCGATGATGCAGGGCCTCGTGGCGCAGTTCGGGGAGGTGCGTCATGAGCGTTGA
- the eccB gene encoding type VII secretion protein EccB, whose product MYGRRDLVDAHLFLRGRLSAAVLRSDPDAPDRPLRRTSTGMGIGVAVAAAALVVVVVLNIFLFTTNDSWREQPGALLVDESTGSRYMLIDGTLHPVMNLASAALLAGAPPAVIQVSSDDLASVPRGEALGAPGLPDELPGAQQTSPEWAACAAVEGTTLAIGAVENGEPIAADEAVLVTADGELSLVWQGVRSQLGGPWAARAIGFEPNAALSVDAAWLDTIPSGRDLDLSALTLGGEGPAIAGEPTTLGQVVETDDGARYVVTQDGLMPITETVAALLTTVPDQGLPEPRTITPRDLVATTVSDPAAWQSELPETPPTAIAAGLAPCSVWADGETSITTVDGAALAESAGVVAVAPGSGLLVATAAAPGVSGAGLYLVGDDGTKYPVADAETAGALGLDATSSPAVPAALLALLPTGPTIAT is encoded by the coding sequence ATGTACGGCAGACGTGATCTCGTGGATGCGCACCTCTTCCTGCGCGGGCGCCTCTCGGCCGCCGTGCTGCGCTCCGACCCCGACGCCCCCGACCGTCCGCTGCGTCGCACGTCGACCGGCATGGGCATCGGCGTGGCCGTCGCCGCCGCCGCGCTCGTCGTCGTGGTGGTGCTGAACATCTTCCTGTTCACCACGAACGACAGCTGGCGCGAGCAGCCCGGCGCGCTGCTCGTCGACGAGTCGACCGGCAGCCGCTACATGCTCATCGACGGCACGCTGCACCCCGTCATGAACCTCGCGTCGGCCGCGCTGCTCGCCGGCGCGCCGCCCGCCGTCATCCAGGTGTCGAGCGACGACCTCGCATCGGTGCCGCGCGGCGAGGCCCTGGGTGCGCCGGGCCTGCCCGACGAGCTGCCCGGTGCGCAGCAGACGTCGCCCGAGTGGGCCGCGTGCGCGGCCGTCGAGGGCACGACCCTGGCGATCGGCGCCGTCGAGAACGGCGAGCCCATCGCCGCCGACGAGGCCGTGCTCGTGACCGCCGACGGCGAGCTGTCGCTCGTCTGGCAGGGCGTGCGCTCGCAGCTCGGCGGCCCGTGGGCGGCACGCGCGATCGGCTTCGAGCCCAACGCTGCACTGTCGGTCGACGCCGCATGGCTCGACACCATCCCCAGCGGCCGCGACCTCGACCTGTCGGCGCTCACGCTCGGCGGCGAGGGCCCCGCGATCGCCGGCGAGCCGACGACGCTCGGCCAGGTCGTCGAGACCGACGACGGCGCCCGCTACGTCGTCACGCAGGACGGCCTCATGCCGATCACCGAGACCGTCGCGGCGCTGCTCACGACCGTGCCCGACCAGGGCCTCCCCGAGCCGCGCACCATCACGCCGCGCGACCTCGTCGCCACGACGGTGTCCGATCCGGCCGCCTGGCAGTCCGAGCTGCCCGAGACGCCGCCGACGGCCATCGCAGCGGGCCTCGCCCCGTGCTCGGTGTGGGCCGACGGCGAGACGAGCATCACGACCGTCGACGGCGCCGCGCTCGCCGAGTCGGCAGGCGTCGTCGCCGTCGCGCCCGGCTCCGGCCTGCTCGTCGCGACCGCCGCGGCCCCCGGCGTCAGCGGCGCCGGCCTCTACCTCGTCGGCGACGACGGCACGAAGTACCCCGTCGCCGACGCCGAGACCGCGGGAGCCCTCGGGCTCGACGCCACCAGCTCCCCCGCCGTGCCCGCAGCGCTGCTCGCGCTGCTGCCGACGGGGCCCACGATCGCGACGTAG
- a CDS encoding WXG100 family type VII secretion target, which translates to MSFNVDLVQFETANQSLNASCQEVEQILQNIYDTIRPMGEAQWGRSLPVWGELQQRWNTEYTEVQQAGVNIKNAAVRVREEFFDGDVRGAAVFS; encoded by the coding sequence ATGTCCTTCAACGTCGACCTCGTCCAGTTCGAGACCGCCAACCAGTCGCTCAACGCGTCGTGCCAGGAGGTGGAGCAGATCCTGCAGAACATCTACGACACCATCCGTCCGATGGGCGAGGCCCAGTGGGGTCGTTCGCTGCCCGTGTGGGGCGAGCTGCAGCAGCGCTGGAACACCGAGTACACCGAGGTGCAGCAGGCGGGCGTCAACATCAAGAACGCCGCCGTGCGCGTGCGCGAGGAGTTCTTCGACGGCGACGTGCGAGGCGCAGCCGTCTTCAGCTGA